Genomic window (Deinococcus yavapaiensis KR-236):
CTCACCTTCCCACTGCACCGTCACCGTGTCGCTCATCAGGACGTGCTCCACCGTGAGGACTTCGCCGCTTCTCACGACGACACCGCTGATGGGTCGGCTTTGCGCTCCCCATACGGTCACGACACTCTTCAAGGCCGTTTCGGCCGCGTCTGCCAGTGCGTTCGAAAACGCCGTCACATCGAAGTCGTTCATGAAGTCAGTGTGCGCTCCGAGGAGCGGCGGCGCCTCACCTGTTCGGGCGGGCCACGGCTCTTGGCCATCCGAAGCCTCGAAGCGGTAAGCGAACGCCCGGAGCAACAGCAGAAATGGCTGTTGCTCCGGGCGACATTTGTTGGGAAGGAAGGTCTGGAGTTACTTCACGAGGCGCTTGTTGGCCCGAGCGATGGAAATGAGTTCGCCGACCGTGTATCCGCCGTACAGCACCTCATTGCGGGCGCGGTCCACGGTGATGCTCGGAACAGGGTCGCGCACACCCTCCACGCTCATTTCCCAGCCTTCGGGCGTTCCGTCCACAACTTCGCCGATGGTTAGAATGCGCTGCTTTTGCATAAGACCAGCTTAACTCGATGTGACGCGACGTAGGTGAGGCGAAGCGCCGAGGGAGAGCAGAAACATGAGCGCCCCGCTTCCGGAGAACGTCAAGGCAACGTCACGTGTACAGCCGGGGTCGGGCTCGACGGGGAAGCGACAGGAACACGCGCGCACTTCTCGAAGTCGAGGCTCACTCCTGGCGAGGGTCACGCTCCAGCAACTGCTCGAGCAGCTGCCGCAAGCGCACCGTGTCTTCGTGCTCTTGCGCGCCCCGCACTTGCGCGGCGGCCGCGAACAGAGAGTGCTCCATACGCCGAGACGGAATGAACGCCAGTGGCGTCACCAAGAACAAGATGCCGCTCAGCCACGGCGACACGAACGCCAGCACGGCCGCCAACGCGTATCCGAGCACCATCAGTCCCTGCCGCCGCGTCACCATCCGCACTACCTCGGGATCCAAGTCCGGATGCGCGAGACGGCCCGGCGCGAGCGCGTACAACACGTTCACGAGGCCGACCAAGGTCGCGGCCGTCAAGTTGAGCCCGAACACCATGTGTACGAGCGGCACGCTCGGGTACTCGCCGAGCGCCCCCGTCGAGAAAGGCACGAGCGCGACGAGCAGCAAGTACAGCAATCCCGTGGACGTGAAGACGAGGTCGCTGCGCCGCAAAAGCGCGTGGTAGTACTGGTGGCCCGTCCACAAGACGCCCAGCGTGAGGAAGCTCACCGCGTAACTCACGAGACTCGGCAACACCTCCTGCAGATGCTCCGGAATGTCGGACACGGCCAAGCCGGAGGGAAGGTGCACCTCGAGGACGAGCAGGGTCATGGCGATGGAGAACACCGCGTCGGTGAACGCTCCGAAGCGTTCGGTGGACAAGCCCAGGTCTTCGGGTTCGGCCTGTCCGCTGAAGGCGAAGCGGCGAACGAGGCGCATCAAGCGTGGCCTCCGCGTCGTGAACGCAGCGCGCAAACGTATGGCATACGTCACAGCTTACACGCCCCTCACGCGCCGACGTGCCGTTCGAGGGCTTGACGGGTCGCTCGCC
Coding sequences:
- a CDS encoding TMEM175 family protein, which produces MRLVRRFAFSGQAEPEDLGLSTERFGAFTDAVFSIAMTLLVLEVHLPSGLAVSDIPEHLQEVLPSLVSYAVSFLTLGVLWTGHQYYHALLRRSDLVFTSTGLLYLLLVALVPFSTGALGEYPSVPLVHMVFGLNLTAATLVGLVNVLYALAPGRLAHPDLDPEVVRMVTRRQGLMVLGYALAAVLAFVSPWLSGILFLVTPLAFIPSRRMEHSLFAAAAQVRGAQEHEDTVRLRQLLEQLLERDPRQE